In Corynebacterium endometrii, one DNA window encodes the following:
- the rplD gene encoding 50S ribosomal protein L4, whose protein sequence is MSNLKLDVRTAEGKTNGSVELPAEIFDAEVSIALMHQVVNAQLAAARQGTHATKTRGDVRGGGRKPFRQKGTGRARQGSIRAPHYTGGGTVHGPQPRDYAQRTPKKMIKAALFGALTDRARNERIHVIEELVAGQEPSTKKAKAFFADLTDRRNILLVIGREDLTARRSANNLPNVHIIDEGQLNTYDVLKSDDVVFSAEALHTFISRVSNARDEEKKEEK, encoded by the coding sequence ATGAGCAACCTCAAGCTAGACGTCCGTACTGCTGAGGGTAAGACCAACGGCTCTGTCGAGCTGCCGGCTGAGATCTTTGACGCAGAGGTGTCCATCGCTTTGATGCACCAGGTTGTCAACGCTCAGCTTGCTGCAGCACGCCAGGGCACCCACGCAACCAAGACCCGCGGCGACGTTCGCGGCGGTGGCCGTAAGCCATTCCGCCAGAAGGGCACCGGCCGTGCGCGCCAGGGTTCCATCCGTGCTCCTCACTACACCGGCGGTGGCACCGTTCACGGTCCACAGCCACGTGATTACGCACAGCGCACCCCTAAGAAGATGATCAAGGCCGCCCTGTTCGGTGCACTTACTGACCGTGCCCGCAACGAGCGCATCCACGTCATCGAGGAATTGGTTGCAGGCCAGGAGCCTTCCACCAAGAAGGCAAAGGCATTCTTCGCAGACCTAACTGACCGCCGCAACATCCTGCTGGTCATCGGTCGCGAGGATCTGACCGCCCGTCGCAGCGCCAACAACCTGCCTAACGTTCACATCATCGATGAGGGCCAGCTGAACACCTACGATGTTCTCAAGTCTGACGATGTTGTGTTCTCCGCAGAGGCACTGCACACCTTCATCTCTCGCGTATCCAACGCTCGCGATGAAGAGAAGAAGGAGGAGAAGTAA
- the rplW gene encoding 50S ribosomal protein L23, with the protein MAKIANPRDIIIAPVVSEKSYGLMEQNTYTFYVATDSNKTQIKDAVEQIFGVKVDSVNTVNRAGKRKRTRTGFGTRKSTKRAYVTLREGSDAIDVFGAGA; encoded by the coding sequence ATGGCTAAGATCGCCAATCCGCGCGATATCATCATCGCCCCGGTTGTCTCCGAGAAGTCTTACGGCCTCATGGAACAAAACACCTACACGTTCTATGTAGCCACTGACTCCAACAAGACCCAGATCAAAGATGCCGTAGAGCAGATCTTCGGCGTGAAGGTTGACTCCGTGAACACCGTAAACCGTGCAGGTAAGCGCAAGCGCACCCGCACCGGCTTCGGTACCCGTAAGTCCACCAAGCGCGCTTACGTGACGCTCCGAGAGGGCAGCGACGCTATCGACGTCTTCGGCGCTGGCGCCTAA
- the rplB gene encoding 50S ribosomal protein L2 translates to MAIRKYKPTTPGRRASSVSEFDALTRSTPEKSLLRPLSKTGGRNNYGRITTRHIGGGHKRRYRLIDFRRNDKDGIPAKVAHIEYDPNRTANIALLHYVDGEKRYIIAPKNLQQGQIVESGANADIKVGNNLPLRNIPTGTTIHAVELKPGAGAKLARSAGASIQLLGKEGKYAILRMPSSEIRRVDIRCRATVGEVGNADQMNIRWGKAGRMRWKGVRPTVRGVVMNPVDHPHGGGEGKTSGGRHPVSPWGKKEGRTRNPNRYSNNMIVRRRRPNKKR, encoded by the coding sequence ATGGCTATTCGTAAGTACAAGCCGACAACTCCGGGTCGCCGCGCATCCTCCGTTTCTGAGTTTGATGCACTGACCCGCTCCACTCCGGAGAAGTCCCTTCTCCGTCCGTTGAGCAAGACCGGTGGTCGTAACAACTACGGCCGCATCACCACCCGCCACATCGGCGGTGGCCACAAGCGCCGTTACCGTCTGATCGACTTCCGTCGCAACGACAAGGATGGCATCCCAGCGAAGGTCGCTCACATCGAGTACGACCCAAACCGTACCGCTAACATCGCCCTGCTCCACTACGTGGACGGTGAGAAGCGCTACATCATCGCTCCAAAGAACCTGCAGCAGGGGCAGATCGTGGAGTCCGGTGCGAATGCTGACATCAAGGTGGGCAACAACCTGCCACTGCGCAACATCCCAACCGGTACCACCATCCACGCTGTAGAGCTAAAGCCGGGCGCTGGCGCTAAGTTGGCTCGTTCCGCTGGCGCTTCCATCCAGCTGCTGGGTAAGGAAGGCAAGTACGCAATCCTGCGTATGCCATCCTCCGAGATTCGCCGCGTGGACATCCGCTGCCGCGCGACCGTGGGTGAGGTTGGCAACGCTGACCAGATGAACATCCGCTGGGGCAAGGCCGGCCGCATGCGCTGGAAGGGCGTTCGCCCAACCGTCCGTGGTGTCGTTATGAACCCGGTTGACCACCCACACGGTGGTGGTGAGGGTAAGACCTCCGGTGGTCGTCACCCAGTATCCCCATGGGGTAAGAAGGAGGGTCGCACCCGCAACCCTAACCGTTACTCCAACAACATGATCGTGCGCCGTCGTCGCCCGAACAAGAAGCGCTAA
- the rpsS gene encoding 30S ribosomal protein S19, with amino-acid sequence MPRSLKKGPFVDEHLLNKVDAQNEAGTKQVIKTWSRRSTILPDFIGHTFAVHDGRKHVPVFVDDSMVGHKLGEFAPTKTFKGHVKDDKKGRR; translated from the coding sequence ATGCCACGCAGCCTTAAGAAGGGCCCGTTCGTCGATGAGCACCTCCTCAACAAGGTGGATGCTCAGAATGAGGCCGGCACCAAGCAGGTCATTAAGACCTGGTCTCGCCGTTCGACCATTCTTCCAGATTTCATTGGCCACACTTTCGCCGTCCATGACGGCCGTAAGCATGTTCCAGTGTTTGTCGATGATTCCATGGTCGGCCACAAGCTGGGCGAGTTCGCACCAACCAAGACCTTTAAGGGTCACGTCAAGGACGATAAGAAGGGACGTCGATAA
- the rplV gene encoding 50S ribosomal protein L22 translates to MSDNITSASATARYVRVTPMKARRVIDLVRGKSVAEALAILKYAPQGAAKPVAKVVASAAANAENNFGLDPQTLVISEAYANEGPTMRRFQPRAQGRAFIIRKRTSHITVVVESQKEGAK, encoded by the coding sequence ATGAGTGACAACATCACCTCCGCATCCGCAACGGCCCGCTACGTCCGCGTTACCCCGATGAAGGCACGCCGCGTCATCGACCTGGTTCGCGGTAAGTCCGTAGCTGAGGCTCTTGCAATCCTGAAGTACGCACCTCAGGGCGCTGCAAAGCCAGTAGCTAAGGTAGTTGCTTCCGCAGCGGCTAACGCTGAGAACAACTTCGGCCTGGATCCACAGACCCTGGTTATCTCCGAGGCTTACGCCAACGAGGGTCCAACCATGCGTCGTTTCCAGCCACGTGCGCAGGGTCGCGCGTTCATCATCCGTAAGCGCACCAGCCACATCACCGTGGTTGTCGAGAGCCAGAAGGAAGGGGCCAAGTAA
- the rpsC gene encoding 30S ribosomal protein S3, with amino-acid sequence MGQKIHPHGLRLGITSDWKTHWYADKDYATYVAEDIKIREYLSKGLERAGIADVVIERTRDRVRVDIHTARPGIVIGRRGAEADRIRRELEKLTGKMVALNILEVKQVDANATLVAQSIAEQLVNRVAFRRAMRKAIQSAMRQPQVKGIKVLCSGRLGGAEMSRTERYHEGRVPLHTLRAEIDYGTAEAHTTFGRIGIKVWIYKGDVVGGVRESELNAPSQGRGRGDRNGRPRRGGQRRQRANQKQEG; translated from the coding sequence ATGGGCCAGAAGATCCATCCTCACGGCCTACGTTTGGGCATCACTTCCGACTGGAAGACCCACTGGTACGCCGACAAGGACTACGCAACCTACGTTGCTGAAGACATCAAGATTCGCGAATACCTCTCTAAGGGCCTCGAGCGCGCCGGCATCGCCGACGTAGTTATCGAGCGCACCCGCGACCGCGTCCGCGTTGACATTCACACCGCCCGTCCGGGCATCGTGATTGGTCGCCGCGGCGCAGAGGCTGACCGCATCCGCCGCGAGCTGGAAAAGCTCACCGGCAAGATGGTTGCGCTCAACATCCTCGAGGTCAAGCAGGTAGACGCAAACGCAACCCTGGTTGCTCAGTCCATCGCTGAGCAGCTGGTTAACCGCGTTGCTTTCCGCCGTGCAATGCGTAAGGCAATTCAGTCCGCTATGCGCCAGCCACAGGTAAAGGGCATCAAGGTCCTTTGCTCTGGCCGCCTTGGTGGTGCTGAAATGTCCCGCACCGAGCGCTACCACGAGGGTCGCGTTCCACTGCACACCCTGCGCGCAGAGATCGATTACGGCACCGCAGAGGCCCACACCACCTTCGGCCGCATTGGCATCAAGGTGTGGATCTACAAGGGTGACGTAGTTGGTGGCGTGCGTGAGTCCGAACTGAACGCTCCGTCGCAGGGCCGTGGCCGCGGCGACCGTAACGGTCGTCCTCGCCGCGGTGGCCAGCGTCGCCAGCGCGCAAATCAGAAGCAGGAGGGCTAA
- the rplP gene encoding 50S ribosomal protein L16, whose product MLIPKRVKYRRQHRPTRSGVSKGGNRINFGDYAIQALEPAYITNRQIEAARIAINRHVKRGGKVWINIFPDRPLTQKPLGVRMGSGKGPVEKWVANVKPGRVLFEMSYPNEAVALEALRRAGQKLPCKVRIIKKEDQF is encoded by the coding sequence ATGCTGATTCCAAAGCGCGTTAAGTACCGTCGCCAGCACCGCCCTACTCGTAGCGGCGTGTCCAAGGGCGGTAACCGCATCAACTTCGGTGATTACGCTATCCAGGCTCTGGAGCCTGCGTACATCACCAACCGCCAGATCGAGGCAGCTCGTATTGCCATTAACCGCCACGTCAAGCGTGGTGGCAAGGTCTGGATCAACATCTTCCCTGACCGTCCTTTGACCCAGAAGCCACTTGGCGTTCGTATGGGTTCCGGTAAGGGCCCAGTTGAGAAGTGGGTGGCCAACGTTAAGCCAGGCCGCGTACTTTTCGAGATGAGCTACCCAAATGAGGCTGTTGCACTCGAGGCTCTGCGCCGCGCTGGCCAGAAGCTTCCTTGCAAGGTCCGCATCATCAAGAAGGAGGACCAGTTCTAA
- the rpmC gene encoding 50S ribosomal protein L29, translated as MATGTPAHEFRELDNAELEQRLADAKEELFNLRFQKATGQLTNNRRIGTVKRDIARVYTVLRERELGLSTTPGAEA; from the coding sequence ATGGCAACCGGTACCCCTGCACACGAGTTCCGCGAGCTCGATAACGCCGAGCTGGAGCAGCGTCTTGCAGATGCGAAGGAAGAGCTGTTCAACCTTCGTTTCCAGAAGGCCACTGGCCAGCTGACCAACAACCGCCGCATCGGAACCGTAAAGCGCGACATTGCGCGCGTGTACACCGTTCTGCGCGAGCGCGAGCTTGGTCTGTCCACCACTCCAGGAGCTGAGGCATAA
- the rpsQ gene encoding 30S ribosomal protein S17 codes for MTDVKKEKGARKVRSGYVISDKMQKTIVVELEDRKQHALYGKIMRSNSKVKAHDEDEIAGVGDRVRIEECRPLSKDKHYRLVEIIEKAK; via the coding sequence ATGACTGACGTTAAGAAGGAAAAGGGCGCACGCAAGGTTCGCTCCGGCTACGTTATCTCTGACAAGATGCAGAAGACCATCGTAGTTGAGCTCGAGGACCGCAAGCAGCACGCCCTGTACGGCAAGATCATGCGCTCCAACTCCAAGGTGAAGGCGCACGATGAGGATGAGATCGCCGGCGTCGGCGACCGCGTCCGCATCGAAGAGTGCCGTCCGCTGTCCAAGGACAAGCACTACCGTCTCGTTGAAATCATCGAGAAGGCTAAGTAA
- a CDS encoding IS256 family transposase has translation MAADPNHIDPTAYVEELLTQASPDLMRQMLTDFINQILSAQADTVCGADYATVSPDRTNTRNGYRHRQLDTRVGSIDVAIPKLRTGSFFPDWLLERRSRTERALTTVIATCYLKGVSTRRMNDLVATLGINNLSKSQVSEMAKELDTMVEQFRTRPLDQGPYYYLSCDALTMKVREGGRVVKASVLLATGVNADGYRELLGMQVATAESTASWTGFFRDLIARGLTGVFLVTSDAHLGIQAAVGDCLPQASWQRCRTHFAKNLSAKVPKTQWPTLSAMFHTIFQQPDATSVWIQARDVVEFCQHKFPNVAGYLEECLDELLAFTAAPKAVWSKIWSNNPTERLNREIRRRSDVVGIFPNRDAVVRLVGAVLAEQHDDWIQQKRYMSLASLTQTKDIIAAGVIDEDRDNNQENAA, from the coding sequence ATGGCCGCTGACCCCAATCATATCGATCCGACCGCGTATGTCGAAGAGCTACTGACTCAAGCCTCCCCAGACCTGATGCGCCAAATGCTCACTGACTTCATCAACCAGATTCTCTCCGCCCAGGCAGACACCGTCTGCGGGGCAGATTATGCAACAGTCTCGCCGGATCGTACAAACACCCGCAATGGTTACCGTCACCGACAGCTAGATACCCGCGTCGGCAGTATTGATGTGGCAATCCCGAAGCTACGCACCGGCTCATTTTTCCCCGACTGGCTGCTAGAGCGCCGCAGCCGCACCGAACGCGCCCTGACCACAGTTATCGCCACCTGCTACCTCAAGGGGGTCTCCACCCGCAGGATGAACGACCTAGTCGCCACACTCGGTATCAACAACCTATCGAAATCACAGGTCAGCGAGATGGCCAAAGAGCTTGACACGATGGTCGAACAATTCCGTACCAGACCATTGGACCAGGGCCCGTATTACTACCTCTCCTGTGACGCGTTGACGATGAAAGTGCGGGAAGGCGGCCGAGTCGTCAAAGCCAGCGTGCTACTGGCCACAGGTGTCAACGCTGACGGCTACCGCGAACTGCTTGGCATGCAGGTTGCCACCGCGGAATCTACCGCGTCGTGGACGGGTTTCTTCCGCGACCTCATCGCCCGTGGCCTCACCGGGGTATTCCTGGTCACCAGTGATGCCCATCTTGGTATTCAAGCAGCCGTGGGTGATTGCCTGCCGCAGGCTAGTTGGCAGCGGTGCCGCACCCACTTCGCGAAGAACCTATCAGCCAAGGTACCGAAGACCCAGTGGCCGACCCTATCAGCAATGTTTCACACGATCTTCCAGCAACCCGATGCCACCAGCGTGTGGATCCAGGCCAGGGATGTGGTGGAGTTCTGCCAGCACAAGTTCCCGAACGTGGCAGGCTACCTCGAGGAGTGTCTCGACGAGCTGTTGGCGTTTACCGCTGCGCCGAAAGCGGTGTGGAGCAAAATCTGGTCGAATAACCCCACTGAACGGCTCAATAGGGAGATCCGCCGGCGTAGCGATGTCGTAGGAATCTTCCCAAACCGAGACGCTGTTGTGCGCCTTGTTGGGGCGGTTTTGGCCGAACAGCACGATGACTGGATCCAACAGAAGCGTTATATGTCACTGGCCAGCCTGACACAGACCAAAGACATCATCGCCGCTGGGGTCATCGACGAGGACCGCGACAACAACCAGGAAAACGCCGCATGA
- a CDS encoding GTPase, with protein MFKKKPQLSERLEALNSAREAGTAYLTPTELEPLDRVAKAAAERRELSADHTVVGFFGATGSGKTTLFNAVVGEDLGKSSPRRPTTSSPLAAVWEPRGSEALLDWLSVEDRRNRSGEFAPGAGPLILLDLPDFDSVELSNREIATRLAGQVDVLVWVTDPEKYADSIIHENFIRPHANHSAVTLAVLNKADRLRDGDVQAVCESYAQLLREDGLKKVKVVPTSARDGMGIDDLRKEITRVAKAHNAQTRRIEADLSAVTTPWTEGAAIQGVPKSAKKEMDTLLSEAAGAEELANATSKAYRQRLGQTTGWLLTSWITKLKPDPLRRLGLREEADELGVRRTSMPELDASRKAIANKGVRHYAAAASEGLPNAWSSAVSDRAEAIAEKMPDHLDRAASGTKLPAQPSGAWKIFQVIQWFALLAALVGVAWYLAVAFLPGVLVPLLGNELTPEVEGWSIPTLLIAGGLLLGILLGTLIAVFGGFIGAGIKSRTRAALRRKVAETSEKQVVEPLGAIRQDYATFLSSIQTAAGR; from the coding sequence ATGTTTAAGAAAAAGCCCCAACTCTCCGAGCGCCTCGAGGCGCTAAATTCCGCCCGCGAGGCCGGCACTGCGTACCTGACCCCAACCGAGCTTGAGCCGCTCGACCGCGTGGCCAAGGCAGCCGCCGAGCGCCGCGAGCTCTCCGCAGACCACACCGTGGTGGGATTCTTCGGCGCCACCGGCTCCGGCAAGACCACGCTCTTTAACGCCGTGGTGGGCGAGGACCTAGGCAAGTCTTCTCCCCGCCGCCCTACCACTTCTTCCCCACTGGCTGCCGTGTGGGAGCCCCGCGGTTCCGAGGCGCTGCTTGACTGGCTGAGCGTGGAAGACCGCCGCAACCGTTCGGGCGAATTCGCCCCGGGCGCTGGGCCGCTTATTCTGCTTGACCTGCCCGACTTTGACTCCGTGGAGCTTTCTAACCGTGAAATCGCCACGCGATTGGCGGGCCAGGTAGATGTGCTGGTCTGGGTCACAGATCCGGAGAAGTACGCTGATTCCATCATCCACGAGAATTTTATCCGCCCCCACGCCAACCACTCCGCGGTAACGCTGGCCGTGCTCAACAAAGCCGATAGGCTCCGTGACGGCGATGTCCAGGCCGTGTGCGAGTCCTACGCTCAGCTGCTGCGCGAGGACGGGCTTAAGAAGGTGAAGGTGGTACCGACCTCCGCTCGAGATGGCATGGGCATCGATGACCTGCGCAAGGAAATCACCCGCGTGGCCAAGGCTCACAACGCCCAGACCCGGCGTATCGAGGCAGATCTTTCCGCCGTAACTACTCCGTGGACCGAGGGCGCCGCTATCCAAGGCGTGCCGAAGTCCGCCAAGAAGGAGATGGACACGCTGCTTTCCGAGGCCGCCGGCGCCGAGGAACTCGCTAACGCCACGTCCAAGGCCTACCGGCAGCGCCTCGGGCAAACCACCGGCTGGCTCCTGACCTCGTGGATCACGAAGCTCAAGCCAGATCCGCTGCGCCGCTTGGGCCTGCGCGAGGAGGCCGACGAGCTCGGCGTCCGCCGCACGTCCATGCCCGAGCTGGACGCCTCACGCAAAGCAATTGCCAACAAGGGCGTGCGCCACTACGCCGCGGCTGCCTCCGAAGGCCTGCCGAACGCCTGGTCTTCCGCCGTCTCTGACCGCGCCGAGGCGATCGCCGAGAAAATGCCGGACCATCTGGACCGCGCGGCCTCCGGCACCAAACTGCCCGCGCAGCCGTCCGGCGCCTGGAAAATCTTCCAGGTCATCCAGTGGTTCGCGCTGCTCGCCGCGCTGGTGGGCGTGGCGTGGTACCTTGCCGTGGCATTCCTGCCAGGCGTGCTGGTTCCGCTCCTCGGCAATGAATTGACCCCCGAGGTCGAGGGCTGGTCAATCCCAACCCTGCTCATTGCGGGCGGATTGTTGTTGGGCATTCTGCTGGGCACGCTAATCGCGGTCTTCGGCGGCTTCATCGGCGCCGGCATCAAATCCCGCACCCGCGCCGCCCTGCGCAGGAAGGTGGCCGAGACCTCCGAGAAGCAAGTGGTGGAGCCGCTGGGTGCGATCCGCCAGGATTACGCGACCTTCCTCAGTTCCATCCAGACTGCAGCGGGCAGATAA
- a CDS encoding GTPase domain-containing protein, whose protein sequence is MSIQSLESVTALRDKLAAARFRPEDQTGADASAIVAQLDDYVLPRLANIDAPLLAVVGGSTGSGKSTLVNSTIGEKVTASGVIRPTTRQPSLVVNPADAEWFNSPHVLPDLPRTHGPEEPGAQADSLRIVETPRLSPGLALLDAPDFDSIDDKNRALASQLLAAADLWVFVTTPARYADNLVWDFLNDAAGRDIEVLVILNRVDEDAMATVPQDLRRMMDEAGLNESRLITVPFAKDFAEFLPDETVAPAREVLSRLAADSAARREMAGKTVLGAMERLVARVDALSEERARQEAFAAQLREAISANYDRASEHVIDATSDGNLLRQEVMARWQDFVGTSDAFRTIERWYSSALDKLGSWFSGKPAPMREVETEIESGLHAVVVDAAETAATRSWSHLGSVAPSLRADAAPELAHASTTINGSASELVREWQTGLMGYIQDNAADKRMKARVMSIGLNVVTVALMLVVFASTAGLSGGELAIAGGSAVVGQKLLETIFGEDAVRRMARHAREDLNARVHVLFEQEEARYNELIDSLASGTTSGEMRQAARLAAAAVREEAGVEAIEPAIIDGEVIDEVKEIESARPTMTASFMDRLNRLRGVPVIREEDRDV, encoded by the coding sequence GTGAGTATTCAAAGCCTCGAATCAGTGACCGCCCTGCGGGATAAGCTAGCCGCGGCCAGGTTTCGCCCCGAAGACCAGACCGGGGCTGATGCCAGCGCCATCGTCGCCCAGTTGGATGACTACGTCCTGCCCCGCCTGGCCAATATTGACGCCCCTCTACTGGCCGTGGTGGGCGGCTCCACCGGCTCCGGCAAGTCAACGCTGGTCAATTCCACAATCGGCGAGAAGGTCACCGCCTCCGGCGTTATTCGCCCCACCACCCGCCAGCCATCCTTAGTTGTCAACCCGGCGGATGCTGAGTGGTTCAATTCCCCTCACGTGCTCCCGGATCTGCCGCGCACCCACGGCCCTGAGGAACCCGGCGCACAGGCTGATTCCCTCCGCATCGTCGAGACCCCGCGCCTGTCCCCGGGACTTGCCCTGCTAGACGCGCCGGACTTTGATTCCATCGATGATAAGAACCGCGCCCTCGCCTCCCAGCTGCTGGCCGCCGCCGACCTGTGGGTGTTTGTGACCACCCCGGCGCGCTACGCGGATAACCTCGTGTGGGATTTCCTTAATGACGCGGCCGGCCGCGATATTGAGGTCCTCGTCATCTTGAACCGCGTGGATGAGGACGCCATGGCCACCGTGCCGCAGGACCTGCGCCGCATGATGGACGAAGCTGGCCTTAACGAATCCCGGCTCATTACTGTCCCATTCGCGAAGGATTTTGCCGAATTCCTTCCGGACGAGACCGTGGCCCCAGCCCGCGAAGTACTCTCCCGACTCGCCGCGGATTCCGCAGCCCGCCGCGAGATGGCAGGCAAGACGGTCCTAGGCGCTATGGAGCGCCTGGTCGCCCGCGTGGACGCCCTCTCCGAGGAACGCGCCCGCCAGGAGGCCTTCGCCGCCCAGCTGCGTGAGGCCATCTCCGCGAACTATGACCGCGCGAGTGAGCATGTCATTGACGCGACGTCGGATGGCAACCTGCTCCGCCAGGAAGTCATGGCCCGCTGGCAGGACTTTGTGGGGACCTCGGATGCCTTTCGCACAATCGAACGGTGGTATTCCTCCGCGCTGGACAAACTGGGGTCCTGGTTCAGCGGTAAACCTGCGCCGATGCGCGAGGTCGAAACCGAAATAGAGTCCGGCCTCCATGCCGTGGTCGTGGACGCCGCCGAGACCGCCGCCACCCGCTCCTGGTCCCACCTGGGCTCGGTGGCGCCTTCCCTGCGTGCCGACGCCGCCCCAGAGCTCGCCCACGCCTCCACCACCATCAACGGGTCCGCCTCTGAGCTGGTCCGCGAGTGGCAGACCGGGCTCATGGGTTACATCCAGGACAACGCGGCAGATAAGCGCATGAAGGCCCGCGTGATGTCCATCGGTCTCAACGTGGTGACCGTGGCACTCATGCTTGTGGTGTTTGCATCCACCGCTGGTCTTTCCGGCGGTGAACTAGCCATCGCCGGCGGTTCCGCCGTGGTGGGCCAGAAACTGCTCGAGACCATCTTTGGTGAAGACGCCGTTCGCCGCATGGCAAGGCACGCCCGCGAGGATCTCAACGCCCGCGTGCACGTCCTGTTCGAACAGGAAGAAGCCCGCTACAACGAACTCATTGACTCCCTGGCCTCCGGCACTACCTCCGGCGAGATGCGTCAGGCCGCGCGGCTTGCCGCCGCCGCGGTGCGTGAAGAGGCCGGGGTTGAGGCCATCGAGCCAGCCATCATCGATGGCGAGGTGATTGACGAGGTAAAGGAAATCGAGTCCGCTCGGCCAACAATGACCGCAAGCTTTATGGATCGCCTCAACCGCCTGCGCGGCGTCCCGGTTATCCGCGAGGAGGATCGCGATGTTTAA
- the rplN gene encoding 50S ribosomal protein L14, whose protein sequence is MIQQESRLRVADNSGAREILVIRNLGGSVRRFAGIGDVVVATVKEAVPGGNVKQGEVVKAVIVRAKKETRRPDGSYIRFDENAAVILKGDNEPRGTRIFGPVARELRDKRFMKIVSLAPEVI, encoded by the coding sequence GTGATTCAGCAAGAATCTCGTCTGCGAGTCGCCGATAACTCTGGTGCACGAGAGATTCTCGTCATCCGTAACCTCGGCGGTTCCGTTCGACGTTTTGCCGGCATTGGTGACGTTGTAGTTGCCACTGTCAAGGAAGCCGTCCCAGGCGGCAACGTAAAGCAGGGCGAAGTTGTCAAGGCTGTTATCGTTCGCGCGAAGAAGGAAACCCGCCGTCCGGACGGTTCCTACATCCGCTTCGACGAGAACGCGGCCGTCATCCTCAAGGGTGACAACGAGCCACGCGGTACCCGTATCTTCGGCCCAGTCGCGCGCGAGCTGCGCGACAAGCGCTTCATGAAGATCGTTTCTCTCGCACCGGAGGTGATCTAA
- the rplX gene encoding 50S ribosomal protein L24 produces MKIHKGDMVIVISGPDKGAKGKVIEAYPQRDKVLVEGVNRIKKHVANSAAERGAESGGIVTQEAPIHVSNVAIVDSEGNPTRVGYRFDENGKKVRIARSNGKDI; encoded by the coding sequence ATGAAGATTCATAAGGGCGATATGGTGATTGTTATTTCGGGTCCTGACAAGGGCGCGAAGGGCAAGGTCATCGAGGCATACCCACAGCGTGACAAGGTTCTCGTTGAGGGCGTAAACCGCATCAAGAAGCACGTTGCAAACTCCGCCGCTGAGCGTGGCGCTGAGTCCGGCGGCATTGTTACCCAGGAAGCCCCAATCCACGTTTCCAACGTTGCGATTGTTGACTCTGAGGGCAACCCAACCCGCGTGGGCTACCGTTTCGATGAGAACGGCAAGAAGGTCCGCATCGCGCGTAGCAACGGGAAGGACATCTAA
- the rplE gene encoding 50S ribosomal protein L5, with the protein MSENYTPRLKARYREEIRKTMQDEFSYENVMQIPGVTKVVVNMGVGEAARDSKVINGALEDLTAITGQKPQLRRAKKSIANFKLREGMPIGAKVTLRGDRMWEFLDRLLVIALPRIRDFRGLSDQQFDGNGNYTFGLSEQSMFYEIDIDKIDRPRGMDITVVTTATTDEEGRKLLKELGFPFK; encoded by the coding sequence ATGAGCGAGAACTACACTCCACGCCTGAAGGCTCGCTACCGCGAGGAAATCCGCAAGACCATGCAGGACGAGTTCTCCTACGAGAACGTCATGCAGATTCCTGGCGTCACCAAGGTTGTTGTCAACATGGGTGTTGGCGAAGCCGCTCGTGACTCCAAGGTCATCAACGGTGCGCTCGAGGATCTGACCGCAATTACCGGTCAGAAGCCACAGCTGCGCCGCGCAAAGAAGTCCATCGCTAACTTCAAGCTCCGTGAGGGCATGCCAATCGGCGCAAAGGTTACCCTGCGCGGCGACCGCATGTGGGAGTTCCTGGACCGCCTGCTGGTCATCGCGCTGCCACGTATCCGTGACTTCCGCGGCCTGTCCGATCAGCAGTTCGACGGCAACGGCAACTACACCTTCGGCCTGTCCGAGCAGTCCATGTTCTACGAGATCGACATCGACAAGATCGACCGCCCTCGTGGTATGGACATCACCGTAGTGACCACCGCTACCACCGATGAGGAAGGCCGCAAGCTGCTCAAGGAGCTCGGCTTCCCATTCAAGTAA